The Astyanax mexicanus isolate ESR-SI-001 chromosome 14, AstMex3_surface, whole genome shotgun sequence genome window below encodes:
- the akap12a gene encoding A-kinase anchor protein 12 codes for MGAISSAQRDSKRDESAVSEPSAEQDEAQEDSAAEKLLQKNGQISSLNGKTESQPDEINVPLEDVGSGYVTLKEDDTETTEDLQEADTSQTNTEELTKEMSNADGVAVKDVEEPGTKQNDIEVGFKKMFRFVGFKFTLKKDKVAKTDEDEPTTDEQDKKVAIPSEDFKDTTEYSPVSTNQQEADADETKKDIIECDIPDGSKDDDVPPETDQEMAINQISEFPEHNEETSPDKEHTEDVPQSPEPEETMSPIKRFFTQGFFSTLRKKRKEEPLNEMPEVEPVKPDKEESEKLSGTAQEDTSCICLNISNITPEEGKDLQTGEGDEWKPTGEKEQTIPPEQDKVPASPIIRLFRKLSTRRQRDTKPAEAGLIQPGENVGENVGENVESTADVVQVQKEEEEAKIEEPKPADADEITDLSPEESKKKSDSTVSWESLICLKRVRKTSDSEDAMQDKGEEPGKSTESPIESSTEGDYDHLTSSNEQAGEESGSTWKSLKKLVTPKRKSRMEESGSSEQIPSDTEIAKDESSCSIKKLIPGRKKRRSDVQQEQLASEDTGKDTGADDEDDETPAIVPLSEFEIIEPESLKEIKDGTQLEKEIQPLIEEDKPKVTKPSVITSHDVRPSVLPMPSDYIEDLTEFISKHQQLSDIPEEGIIEESVATPESSAEWTTQDDTLAEDFVELTADAVTAPEPASEQGDETTEMVSAVSQLTESPKTSGNVTPVPAEYDLREADVIIQEAVETSCMTPSVMSITTKDTDPEALAVSVSPCILESTIKAETKVLVAHEKAEATTICIGLVSQEIGALEEVIPAPLVEGLSEINEAVPTELVSEDIPEGSELAGFATDDVYEVEVKDIKTEMHEALSPDVSQTQSEVHLKVQENEVKEQQKDVINGHQEPAPVQMAVISVVQDETLLEEQAITKSTTDVPEIVGPLEMASEEPAHEKQACYTEISVEGEKEDKLPDVKLSATDIEHVAPAEVVESVEQNVIVSLTDSTIDEASEITEDIVQVSLAEVVETATHNAVVSVPETAIDEATQITEAKVGVGVECPETTEAISLVSPVSDSIKAEAVIELEEELQMENVASIHYGDGHKIQVEVKDVELGTAKANTDTVLDAATAVDKADIYEKVEEIRDDGAAHQIEPTTAGESSEHFAKETVPNIKMEISAEPPCKENELNIAVKEVSPLAVASDETEQPQAASEITTTECVDNNLTSVEDHKPKQSTGEEVGIVTLNETEKKLEMAQVPVISGQTPHQQESAVECQPLTIDKPEEMKPENQKVEFGADAHQTETAPESEKEESANTEKETTFTESEVVISCTEPQEILEPVAVSVKAVHKIDQAQQPQADSVPSKPDENQGTESILQLHEEDKQVAGDTVKVTEPISGAAPVYAEETKQTEVILSAKEGSNETEQICDEEKSSTVKREGGELKIPSQTVASVQHLEETLNKDRVTVTAIEAKNFEPPLVVHQEPDASATSAIHVNENAKPQQEAAEVVSKLNAEISTGSEQHTDAADTKMELKEKTTTTISEPEKVELTEQVTDPLKVTESKSETLTVQQVEVQAQVLNEHKAAALEVTEPEVETHGVTEVKMETAVVSENEVEKPVVTSVVTELEVETPVVTSVLRDLKAETPVVTSTVTDLKAESQVVTSAVTDLKAETPVVTSAVTNLKAETPVVTSAVTDLKADTPVVTSAVTDLKAETPVVTSAVTDLKAETPVVTSAVTDLKAETPVVTSAVTDLKAETPVVTSAVTDLKAETPVVTSAVTYLKADTPEVTSAVTDLKAETPVVTSAVTDLKAETPVVTSAVTALKAEPPVTDLKAETPVVTSAVTALKAETQVVTSAVTDLKAETPVVTSAVTDLKAEPPVTDLKAETPVVTSAVTDLKAETPVVTSALTKPEAAKSEVISVVTVPEVAKTVVTSVGAMPEADITGMTSAVTEPEANKIVVTSAVTMPEADKTVVTSVVTVPQADETVVTSAVTMPEADKTVVKSVVTEPEADKTVVTSTVTMPEADKTVVTSVVKEPEADKTVVKSVVTVPEADKTVVTSTVTMPEADKTVVKSVVTEPEADKTVVTSVVTEPEADKTKVASVVTDLQIQTPDERTVPVLEEIPKLGETPTVVPEMQTAVLPGVQTPVSKDTDIVAVIKENDAKVKTPVVVEITEPMFEVPVASEVVIQTAVSELEAELPDVTSALITETVVQTYVEKKLEMQSTVVASVKDDTVNEPPVIIMAKTPEVHPVLKTSTVISTIQTPATGNLEQKPEVPEAMPEVSQTKPETSGAVGTNMTEIASHKLTEIKVETTVVTEVEVKQTAAAPVTAELQEKFVKKEEAPVITSVVKEPATVASVIQTPTLVATPKIVPAVEKPTVVQVPAVVSGIQTIGIGVKAAEAQAIAPEVKDIHKEASGAVAVEVKPSQLEAAKAPVTTEQVTQKEDTKSLQTDVPVSLAKTAEPQTDVEDDVWEDAVDDMREDENSVTKASAE; via the exons ATGGGGGCGATAAGCTCGGCGCAGCGGGACAGCAAGCGGGACGAGAGCGCGGTCAGCGAGCCCAGCGCGGAACAGGACGAGGCTCAGGAGGACAGCGCTGCGGAGAAG TTGCTTCAGAAGAATGGACAGATCTCAAGCTTAAACGGAAAGACAGAGAGCCAGCCTGATGAGATAAATGTCCCCCTTGAAGATG TTGGGTCTGGATATGTGACACTAAAAGAAGACGACACTGAAACAACTGAGGATCTTCAAGAAGCTGACACCTCTCAAACAAACACTGAAGAGTTAACTAAGGAAATGTCAAATGCAGATGGAGTTGCAGTCAAAGATGTTGAGGAGCCAGGGACTAAACAAAATGACATTGAAGTTGGcttcaaaaaaatgtttagatTTGTTGGATTTAAGTTTACTCTGAAAAAAGACAAGGTCGCCAAAACAGATGAAGATGAGCCAACTACAGATGAGCAGGACAAAAAAGTTGCAATCCCTTCAGAAGATTTTAAAGACACCACAGAATACAGTCCAGTCAGTACAAACCAACAGGAAGCAGATGCAGATGAAACAAAGAAGGACATTATAGAGTGTGATATACCAGATGGATCTAAGGATGATGATGTGCCTCCTGAAACAGACCAAGAAATGGCAATTAATCAAATCTCAGAATTCCCAGAACACAATGAGGAAACTTCTCCTGACAAAGAACACACTGAAGATGTCCCACAAAGCCCAGAGCCTGAGGAAACCATGTCGCCAATTAAGAGATTTTTCACACAAGGATTTTTTTCTACcttaagaaaaaagagaaaggaggAGCCACTAAATGAGATGCCAGAAGTAGAGCCTGTAAAACCTGACAAAGAGGAGAGTGAAAAACTCAGTGGAACTGCACAAGAAGATACTTCATGTATATGCCTTAATATCTCTAATATTACACCAGAAGAAGGTAAGGATTTACAGACAGGTGAGGGAGATGAGTGGAAACCAACAGGTGAGAAAGAGCAAACTATACCTCCAGAACAAGATAAAGTACCAGCAAGTCCAATCATAAGGCTTTTTAGAAAACTTTCCACAAGAAGACAGAGAGATACAAAACCAGCGGAAGCAGGCTTGATTCAGCCTGGTGAAAATGTTGGTGAAAATGTTGGTGAAAATGTTGAATCCACCGCAGACGTAGTACAGGTGcagaaggaggaagaagaagcaaAGATTGAGGAACCAAAGCCAGCTGATGCAGATGAGATCACAGATCTTAGCCCCGAGGAATCAAAAAAGAAGTCAGATTCAACTGTTTCCTGGGAATCTTTGATATGTCTGAAAAGGGTCAGAAAAACATCCGACTCTGAAGATGCAATGCAAGACAAAGGTGAAGAACCCGGAAAATCAACTGAATCACCAATTGAAAGCTCCACTGAAGGTGATTATGACCATCTTACATCCTCTAATGAACAAGCTGGGGAAGAAAGTGGATCTACATGGAAATCTCTTAAAAAATTAGTTACACCCAAAAGGAAATCCAGAATGGAAGAAAGTGGTTCATCTGAGCAGATACCTTCAGACACTGAGATTGCCAAAGATGAATCATCTTGTTCCATAAAGAAACTAATCCCAGGGCGTAAAAAGAGAAGATCTGATGTTCAGCAAGAACAGTTAGCGTCTGAAGATACAGGTAAAGACACAGGAgcagatgatgaagatgatgaaacACCAGCGATTGTTCCATTATCTGAATTTGAAATAATTGAACCAGAAAGTTTGAAAGAAATAAAAGATGGAACACAGCTCGAGAAAGAAATCCAACCCTTGATTGAAGAAGACAAACCCAAAGTAACAAAACCTTCAGTGATAACATCACATGATGTGCGGCCTTCTGTTTTGCCCATGCCTTCAGATTACATTGAGGATTTGACAGAATTTATAAGCAAACATCAGCAACTGAGTGACATTCCAGAGGAAGGAATTATTGAGGAAAGTGTTGCAACTCCTGAGTCTTCTGCTGAATGGACAACTCAAGATGACACCTTAGCTGAGGACTTTGTAGAGCTGACAGCTGATGCAGTCACTGCCCCTGAGCCTGCATCTGAGCAAGGAGATGAAACTACGGAGATGGTATCAGCTGTCTCCCAGCTAACAGAATCTCCTAAAACATCCGGAAATGTAACGCCAGTACCAGCTGAGTATGATCTTAGAGAAGCAGATGTAATCATTCAGGAAGCTGTTGAAACCAGTTGCATGACTCCAAGTGTTATGTCAATCACTACTAAAGACACAGACCCAGAGGCTCTGGCAGTGTCAGTCTCTCCATGCATTTTAGAGTCAACCATAAAAGCTGAAACTAAAGTTTTAGTTGCTCATGAGAAAGCAGAAGCCACAACCATCTGTATCGGCCTTGTTTCTCAAGAAATCGGAGCACTCGAAGAAGTTATTCCTGCGCCCTTAGTCGAAGGACTATCTGAGATCAACGAAGCTGTACCCACAGAACTCGTTTCTGAAGACATCCCTGAAGGATCAGAGTTAGCTGGATTTGCAACAGATGATGTATATGAAGTTGAagtcaaagacataaaaactgAGATGCATGAAGCCCTTTCCCCTGATGTCTCTCAGACACAGAGTGAAGTTCATCTAAAGGTACAAGAGAATGaagtaaaagaacaacaaaaagaTGTAATAAATGGCCATCAGGAACCTGCACCAGTTCAGATGGCAGTTATCAGTGTAGTACAGGATGAAACTCTTCTTGAGGAGCAGGCTATTACAAAGAGTACAACTGATGTTCCTGAGATTGTGGGTCCATTGGAGATGGCTTCAGAAGAACCTGCGCATGAAAAGCAAGCCTGCTACACTGAAATAAGTGTTGAGGGTGAAAAAGAGGACAAACTTCCAGATGTTAAATTATCAGCTACAGATATTGAACATGTTGCTCCAGCGGAGGTAGTTGAGTCAGTTGAACAAAATGTCATTGTCTCATTGACTGACAGTACCATAGATGAAGCCTCAGAAATCACAGAGGATATTGTTCAAGTCAGTCTTGCTGAGGTTGTTGAAACTGCAACACATAATGCTGTAGTCTCAGTGCCAGAGACTGCAATAGATGAAGCCACACAAATTACAGAGGCAAAAGTTGGAGTTGGAGTAGAATGTCCAGAAACCACAGAGGCAATCAGCTTAGTTAGCCCAGTCTCAGATTCTATCAAGGCAGAGGCAGTGATAGAGTTAGAAGAAGAGCTTCAAATGGAAAATGTTGCTTCAATACATTATGGAGATGGTCATAAAATTCAAGTAGAAGTGAAAGATGTTGAGTTAGGAACAGCAAAGGCAAATACTGATACAGTTCTTGATGCTGCCACTGCAGTGGATAAGGCAGATATATATGAAAAAGTAGAAGAAATCAGAGACGATGGAGCAGCACATCAGATCGAACCTACAACCGCAGGAGAGAGTTCTGAACATTTTGCTAAGGAGACTGTTCCCAACATCAAAATGGAAATTTCAGCTGAACCCCCATGTAAGGAAAATGAACTGAATATAGCAGTCAAAGAAGTTTCTCCTTTAGCAGTTGCCTCTGATGAAACTGAACAACCGCAAGCTGCATCAGAGATTACCACAACAGAATGCGTAGATAATAACCTAACTTCTGTTGAAGATCACAAACCAAAACAAAGCACAGGTGAAGAAGTAGGCATAGTGACCCttaatgaaactgaaaaaaaattagaaatggcacAAGTACCCGTTATCTCGGGCCAAACGCCTCACCAACAGGAATCTGCAGTAGAGTGTCAACCATTAACGATTGACAAACCTGAAGAAATGAAACCAGAAAATCAAAAGGTTGAATTCGGTGCAGATGCACATCAAACAGAGACTGCTCCAGAGTCTGAAAAAGAGGAATCAGCAAACACAGAGAAGGAAACAACATTTACAGAATCTGAAGTTGTGATTTCTTGCACAGAACCTCAAGAAATTTTAGAACCAGTGGCAGTGTCTGTAAAAGCTGTGCATAAAATTGACCAAGCACAACAACCACAAGCTGATTCCGTTCCCTCAAAACCAGACGAGAATCAAGGAACAGAATCAATTCTCCAACTTCATGAGGAAGATAAGCAAGTAGCTGGAGATACTGTGAAAGTGACTGAACCCATTTCAGGGGCAGCTCCCGTATATGctgaagaaacaaaacaaactgaAGTAATTTTGTCAGCAAAAGAGGGGTCAAATGAAACTGAACAAATATGTGATGAAGAGAAAAGTTCTACAGTTAAACGGGAAGGAGGGGAATTGAAAATCCCATCGCAAACAGTGGCATCAGTGCAGCATTTAGAAGAAACTTTAAATAAAGACAGAGTAACAGTGACTGCAATTGAGGCAAAAAACTTTGAACCCCCATTAGTAGTTCACCAGGAACCAGATGCTTCGGCCACATCTGCTATTCACGTAAATGAGAACGCAAAACCTCAGCAGGAAGCTGCTGAAGTTGTCAGTAAACTGAATGCTGAAATCAGCACAGGTTCTGAGCAGCACACAGATGCAGCAGACACTAAAATGGAACTAAAAGAGAAAACAACCACAACCATCTCTGAACCGGAGAAAGTAGAGTTAACTGAGCAGGTAACTGACCCACTAAAGGTCACTGAAAGCAAATCTGAAACACTAACAGTCCAACAGGTTGAAGTGCAAGCACAAGTACTTAATGAACATAAAGCAGCAGCACTAGAGGTGACGGAGCCAGAGGTAGAAACACATGGAGTAACAGAGGTTAAAATGGAAACAGCTGTAGTATCAGAAAATGAAGTAGAAAAACCAGTGGTGACATCAGTGGTAACAGAGCTTGAAGTAGAAACACCAGTTGTGACATCAGTGCTAAGAGATCTTAAAGCAGAAACACCAGTAGTGACATCAACAGTAACAGATCTTAAAGCAGAATCACAAGTAGTGACATCGGCAGTAACAGATCTTAAAGCAGAAACACCAGTAGTGACATCGGCAGTAACAAATCTTAAAGCAGAAACACCAGTAGTGACATCGGCAGTGACAGATCTTAAAGCAGACACACCAGTAGTGACATCGGCAGTGACAGATCTTAAAGCAGAAACACCAGTAGTGACATCGGCAGTGACAGATCTTAAAGCAGAAACACCAGTAGTGACATCGGCAGTGACAGATCTTAAAGCAGAAACACCAGTAGTGACATCGGCAGTGACAGATCTTAAAGCAGAAACACCAGTAGTGACATCGGCAGTGACGGATCTTAAAGCAGAAACACCAGTAGTGACATCGGCAGTAACATATCTTAAAGCAGACACACCAGAAGTGACATCGGCAGTAACAGATCTTAAAGCAGAAACACCAGTAGTGACATCGGCAGTAACAGATCTTAAAGCAGAAACACCAGTAGTGACATCAGCAGTAACAGCTCTTAAAGCAGAACCACCAGTAACAGATCTTAAAGCAGAAACACCAGTAGTGACATCAGCAGTAACAGCTCTTAAAGCAGAAACACAAGTAGTGACATCGGCAGTAACAGATCTTAAAGCAGAAACACCAGTAGTGACATCGGCAGTAACAGATCTCAAAGCAGAACCACCAGTAACAGATCTTAAAGCAGAAACACCAGTAGTGACATCGGCAGTAACAGATCTTAAGGCAGAAACACCAGTAGTGACATCAGCCCTAACAAAGCCTGAAGCTGCCAAATCAGAAGTGATATCAGTGGTAACCGTTCCTGAAGTAGCCAAAACAGTAGTGACCTCTGTGGGAGCAATGCCTGAAGCAGACATAACAGGAATGACATCAGCAGTGACAGAGCCTGAAGCAAACAAAATAGTAGTGACTTCCGCTGTAACCATGCCTGAAGCAGACAAAACAGTAGTAACGTCAGTGGTAACTGTGCCTCAAGCAGACGAAACAGTAGTGACTTCCGCTGTAACCATGCCTGAAGCAGACAAAACAGTAGTGAAATCAGTGGTAACAGAGCCTGAAGCAGATAAAACAGTAGTGACGTCCACTGTAACCATGCCTGAAGCAGACAAAACAGTAGTGACATCAGTGGTAAAAGAGCCTGAAGCAGACAAGACAGTAGTAAAATCAGTGGTAACAGTGCCTGAAGCAGATAAAACAGTAGTGACGTCCACTGTAACCATGCCTGAAGCAGACAAGACAGTAGTGAAATCAGTGGTAACAGAGCCTGAAGCAGACAAAACAGTAGTGACATCAGTGGTAACAGAGCCTGAAGCAGACAAGACAAAAGTGGCATCAGTGGTGACAGATCTTCAAATACAAACACCAGATGAGAGGACAGTACCAGTTTTGGAAGAAATTCCAAAACTAGGAGAGACACCCACAGTGGTCCCAGAAATGCAAACAGCAGTGTTACCAGGGGTCCAAACACCAGTGTCAAAAGACACAGATATAGTAGCTGTGATTAAAGAAAATGATGCAAAAGTCAAAACACCAGTGGTTGTTGAGATAACAGAACCAATGTTTGAGGTACCTGTGGCATCAGAGGTTGTCATACAAACAGCAGTGTCTGAACTGGAAGCAGAACTACCAGATGTGACATCAGCACTTATAACAGAAACTGTGGTGCAGACATATGTGGAAAAGAAGCTTGAAATGCAGAGCACTGTTGTGGCCTCTGTAAAAGACGACACAGTCAATGAGCCACCTGTGATAATAATGGCAAAAACACCAGAAGTACACCCAGTACTGAAAACATCTACAGTCATCTCAACAATACAAACCCCAGCCACTGGTAATTTGGAGCAGAAACCTGAAGTGCCAGAGGCAATGCCAGAAGTAAGCCAAACCAAACCTGAGACTTCAGGTGCAGTTGGTACTAACATGACAGAGATTGCATCACATaaattaacagaaataaaagtagAAACTACAGTAGTAACTGAGGTGGAAGTAAAACAAACAGCTGCAGCACCAGTGACAGCAGAGCTTCAAGAGAAATTCGTGAAAAAAGAAGAGGCACCAGTAATAACATCAGTTGTTAAAGAACCAGCAACAGTAGCCTCAGTAATACAAACTCCAACATTGGTTGCAACACCAAAAATTGTTCCAGCAGTTGAAAAGCCAACAGTCGTCCAAGTACCAGCTGTAGTTTCAGGAATACAGACAATTGGCATAGGAGTAAAGGCAGCAGAAGCACAAGCCATAGCACCAGAAGTAAAAGACATACACAAGGAGGCATCAGGTGCAGTTGCGGTTGAAGTTAAACCATCTCAGTTGGAGGCAGCAAAAGCACCAGTGACAACTGAACAGGTCACACAGAAAGAGGACACAAAAAGTCTTCAAACAGATGTTCCTGTCTCCCTCGCAAAGACAGCTGAACCCCAAACAGATGTGGAAGATGATGTGTGGGAAGATGCTGTAGATGATATGAGAGAGGATGAGAATTCAGTTACCAAAGCAAGTGCTG